In a genomic window of Vigna angularis cultivar LongXiaoDou No.4 chromosome 6, ASM1680809v1, whole genome shotgun sequence:
- the LOC108342357 gene encoding nicotianamine synthase — MESQQEMIVGKVCEIYEEISKLGDLNPSSHVNNLFTQLVTICTTPCQIDVSQLSQQVRETVAKLIRLCGKAEGLLESHYSTIIGSYENPLNHMKLFPYYSNYLKLSHLEFTMLTTHCTQQVPSQLAFVGSGPLPLTSIILATHYLRQTCFHNYDIDLLANVKAHSLVSSDPDLSKRMFFHTNDILNVSNGLKDYNVVYLAALVGMDHKDKAEVIKHLAKFMAPGAILLLRSAHGARAFLYPVVDPSSDLKGFEILSVFHPTDEVINSVIVARKHLVNQGTYSAVLASKCYGVEGFNPFNHGKVIEELTVEDQA, encoded by the coding sequence ATGGAGAGCCAACAGGAAATGATAGTAGGAAAGGTATGTGAAATCTATGAGGAAATCTCCAAACTTGGAGACCTCAACCCCTCCAGCCATGTCAACAACCTCTTCACCCAACTTGTCACGATTTGCACCACCCCATGTCAAATAGATGTTTCTCAGCTGAGCCAACAGGTTAGAGAAACCGTAGCAAAGCTCATTAGACTTTGTGGGAAAGCTGAGGGACTTCTTGAGAGTCACTACTCAACCATCATAGGATCATATGAAAATCCTTTAAACCACATGAAACTCTTCCCCTACTACTCTAATTACCTCAAACTAAGTCACTTGGAGTTCACCATGCTCACCACACACTGCACCCAACAAGTCCCCTCCCAACTTGCCTTTGTGGGTTCAGGTCCCCTTCCTCTCACCTCAATCATTTTGGCCACCCATTACCTCAGGCAGACATGCTTCCACAACTACGACATAGATCTTTTGGCAAATGTCAAGGCTCATAGCTTGGTCTCTTCGGACCCTGACTTGTCCAAGAGAATGTTCTTCCACACTAATGATATTCTAAACGTGTCAAATGGCCTCAAGGACTATAACGTGGTCTACTTGGCAGCACTTGTGGGCATGGACCATAAGGATAAAGCAGAAGTCATCAAACACCTTGCCAAGTTCATGGCTCCAGGAGCTATTTTGCTGTTGAGGAGTGCACATGGTGCTAGAGCCTTCCTCTACCCGGTGGTTGATCCTTCTTCCGATCTCAAAGGTTTTGAAATTCTCTCCGTTTTTCACCCCACTGATGAGGTTATTAACTCAGTTATTGTTGCACGCAAGCATTTGGTGAATCAAGGGACTTATTCAGCAGTGTTGGCTAGCAAATGCTATGGAGTTGAAGGGTTTAATCCCTTCAACCATGGGAAGGTTATTGAGGAGTTGACAGTTGAAGATCAAGCTTGA